CGCTGAGCCAATGGTTTGCCAACGAAAATCGCTCTAGTGTCGGTCTCCATCAAAGGAAGCCGGTGAGAGCCGGTAGTGGGGACGAGCCAACCGTTGGCTTCACGCGGCATGCACGTGGTTCAGTTGTGGCTGAGACAGTGCCGAGTACAGTCATGGAGTGGACGAACGATAAAGTGTGTCAACTTATTGAGCTCTACCGTGATAAACCTGTTCTGTGGGACTGTCGCTTGAAAGGGTACAAAGACAGAAACAAGAAACAAGATGCTCTTCAAGAAATAGCAGATGTTTTTGGTGTTGACAAAGCAGTagtggaaaagaaaattaaaaacctagtgtgccattttttacgtgaaataaaAAAGGAGAGAGACTCAAGTAAGTCTGGTGCGGGAAATTCTGATGTGTACAAGAGTAAATGGTTTTGCTATAACAACATGCTATTTCTCCAGGATCGAAATACACCTAACGAAACGACGGACACAATCACGcaggtaaatatatattgacacagtaagtattagtaattatattttacgttcATATCAAACACATATTACATAGTTAGGGCTAATTATTTGTCTTGTTGAAAGGATAATTTTCCAGCCGGGGAAGCGAAGAAGTCTGCAAATTCTTTTCTAGTGGCTTGTGCCTCATCAGTGCTTCTTCTTGAAGTTCGAGGAATGTTGACCAAAGCTTGATTTGAAGGGGATTGTCTCCAATGTCCTGGATTGATCTCACCTGTAGTTGAGCACTCAGAGTCGAATGTTCCCACGGGGTTGTACACTGATTTGGAATTACTTTTCCTCAAGTAGTTGTGCAGATAAAGTACTGCCAACACCACCAGCGTAGCCCATTCTGGTTTTAATAGCATAGGTCTTTGTAGTATGCGGTACACAGAGGATATTATGCCGAATGCATTCTCAGAAACTCTACGTGCTCTACTTAACCGATAGTTGAACACTCTTTCTTTAGAGTCCTTTTTTTGAATACCTGGATATGGTTTCATGATGTGCTTCGATAAAGGAAAAGCATCATCGGCCACAAAAACATACGGTGTTTTATCTGTTCTTccaggaagaggagtaggaggaGGAAGATGCATTGTGTTGTTCCTCAGACAATCTCTGAATGTTGTGTGACTAAACACACCTCCGTGTGATATTCTTCCTTGACAACCAACACTTGCGTAGATAAAGTTGTAGTGCGCATCTACCACCGCAAATAGAACTATACTGAAAAACCCCTTGTAGTTGAAATATTCTGTGCCACTATGGATAGGTGCTTGCAACTCAATATGCTTCCCATCAAAGGCCCCCACACAGTTTGGGAAATTCCACTTATCATTGAACTCTTTTGAAATAACTTTCCACTCTGCTTCTGTTTTTGGCATCTGAAACAAAATGACAACAATATAGCAATATTCATTATCCAATCAttaatcttttccttttttttaggaCGAGCATACAAATAAAGATGGAGATACTGCAAACCAATCGCAAACTGTCAACCAGGACCAAGTTGCTGGACCAAGTGGAGAAACGCCTCGAAAACGTGTAAGTTTGCCAAAGGAACAGTCTGATCGGCCAGGCGGAGgcccacaaaagaaaaaaaagactaCAGCTACAGAAGAAGCTCTGTCAATTATGAGAAGTATCCAAGGTCGGCATAAAGGTATGGATCAGTTCAAATCTTTTGGAGAGCAAGTAGGACTGCGTATTAAAGACCTCCCATCATCAAATGCTCAGAAAATTGCAAAACACCTTATTAGTAATATTCTGTTTGAAGCAGAAATGGGCAAGTACGACTATGGCAACCCAATCGGCGGAAGTTACTCACAGCCATTCTACCCAACACCGAACTACGTACAACAACCGATTTCTGTCCCGATGCCACCAGCTTGTCCCAATCCAAACCCATGTAGTGAGCAGCTGTCTTTTCACGGAATCACACACGCAAACTCTCCAGATTCAGTCATAAGCTCCTCGCTATCAACCCATACGGCCAATGACTCTATCGACAATATATTGATGcacctgtaataataattttacaaatttaaataaaagagaattttacACCTCAtctcttcaaaattcaaatttgagttaagacttttgttcatttttgttattgtaattaacttaatactcattttaactaagtaaataaGGGTTTCATTTGTAATGGAGAGTGTTTTGTTCGGAACTTGAGACGCATGTCTACCAAATAAAGGTTTtttctaatatacaattttttcttaccTTGATGTAATCCTGTAATACACTGACAATTGCTTCACAAACAGTCGGGATGATGGTTGATATTATTTGCTTTGAAATCTTGAATGTGTAACTTAACGAGTGGTAAGAGTCTCCCGTTGCCAAAAACCGCAGAGTAACTGCAAGGCGTTCATGTGGAGGAATAGCACTTCTGAAGGACGTGTCTCGTTTCTGGATGATACGAGCTATCTTATTTAGAAGATCTTCAAAGTCACTACTTTTCAttcgaaaaaagtttttgaaaccaCATCCATATCTGTACTCGAGATTTAATTCGTCTTCATCATCCAATACCAAATCCTTCATCAACTCACTAGTTCCGTATTTTCTTCTACTTTGAAGGCTTGGACGCACCCAAAACCGTCGTTTACGCAATTTTTCGTGATTGATAATTGCAAACGCGCCTAAAGCAACTAGTACATCCTCCTCGTCAGACATTTTGCGACTGAATGCCAACTCACGTGTAGACGACAAGCCAAAATCTAGGTTTGCCGCGTTGGCTTTGCCAACGCGGCATTGCCAAAAGCCAGCCGCGGCATAGTGTGGACACGGCTTTACACGTACAAAGTTGTGTAAAACACATGCGGCTTGAACAACCTCTACAACAAATTCTGAGTCCAAACAAATAGCACCATGAAAAACTCGCCATTTGTTAGCAAGTAAACCGAAAGTGCATTCAACAAATCGACGAGCTCGTGAAAGCCgatagttaaacaatattttttgtgtggttaGATTTCTTTTAGCATATGGCCTAAGAACATGTTGAGTCATTGAGAAAGCTTCATCTGCTACAATGACGAAAGGCATTGGGGTGTCATCTTCAGAATCAGGCAATCTTTGATCATTTGGTATACTAAGTTTTCCCTTAACTAGCAGATTGTGCAAGGCAGACTGtctaaaaatattagaatcactATTTTTTCCGTAACTACCAATAtcaattgcagtaaaacaatagtTTGAATCAACCAAAGCAAGCAACacaacagaaaaaaattgtttgtagttgAAATACTCCGAGCCACTTCCTTGAGGATTCACTATTCGGATATGTTTTCCGTCCAAGGCTCCCATGCAGTTTGGAAAATTTGCACGAGTATTGAAGCCATTGGCAATTTCTTCCCATTCTTcggtatttgtttttttttttttttttttttttttttttttttttttttttttttttattattagggcCATAAAACACAAGAGGTTATCAATGGCCTCTAGATTCAAGACAACAGCTCATGTTGTGGCGTTGTCATTTGTTGGTAGTACGTATAAGGTCgtgagaacattaaataaattagtttaagtctaagcaataacaaagtatatactatatactaaataacaatgcAACAAACTCAACAATCAATGTTATTGTCAGAGTGGCTGTAAATGGGCCACTATGACAAcaattaaaaacgaaataatagGGAAATagatactgaataattttataacaaaacaagaaCATGGTGGAGCATGGCTGTAGGTGGGCCATCCTGATTCTAATAGCTTAGGATCTAGGCAACAAgagtaataaatctattaaatactaaataacaagcATAAACCTGGGAACAAAACAACGTAGGTATCAAAGTATggaggaataaataattaaaattaaatcttgctTACTAGGGAGGATGCTGTTAAAAAGGCGAAGAGCCTCCTCACAACAGTTTCGTCATCACCTAGCACATCCCTTAACGAAGCTGGCAGATTGATAGCTCGACGGCACCTTGAGTAGCAAGGACAGTCGACCAGCACATGCTTCACTGTAATAACAGTGTCGCATGTGGCGCAAATCGGTGGGTCCCCTCGATTCATAAGGAAGCCGTGAGAGAGCAGTGTGTGGCCAAGACGAAGGCGACACAACACCACCTCCTCACGCCGACTCCGGCGATGAGCTGTACCCCAAGGTCTTGTGCAGTCTTTGATGATTCTTAGCTTGTTGTTGTAGACCGCCTGCCATTCGGAACTCCACATAGCTTTTACCTTGGCTTTCACCACAGGAGTGATGTCTGATGCCACCATCCGTAAGGTGAATGGTTGGAGCTCCAAAGCTTCTTTTGCTCCTCTGTCTGCCAGCTCGTTGCCATGGATGCCTACGTGTCCGGGAACCCAGACAAAAATAACAACCACTCCCTCCGACTGTAGCTTGTGTAGTGAGGACCAGATACTTCGAACCAAGATGTTCTTAGAGTACATGTCGCCAATTGCTTGCAGACTACTAAGAGAGTCACTGCAGATTACCAACTTACCAGTTCTAGACCACGTAATGTTCAGGGTCTTCTGTATAGCTGTCAGTTCAGCCGTGTAAACAGAGGAGTCGCTGGGGAGTCGGAAACCGTATCGTCTACCCGCAGTAACAAAAGCGCAACCTGTCCTCGGACCATCCTTTGATCCATCTGTGTATATCACATCGCACGGAGAGAGTTGTTGTAAGATTTGACGGTATTCTTGATGATATATGGTGTCCGGTGTCGTATGTTTTTTAAAGGTGGAGAGGCTCAAGATTATTTCTGGTGGAGTTACGGACCAAGGCGGGACATCGCACTGATGCAACTCCCTGACCTCGTAATCGGTTAGACCTATCTGAGAATTGTATGATATAGCTCTTACACCAATTGGTGCAGGGTGCCTCGGTTTAGTAATGAACTGATCGTGTAGTGAATTGTTTAGGACCCAGTCGTAGGCGGGATTTTGAGGTTTGGACATGAGTGTGTGGACGTAATTCAATGAAAGTTGAACTCTTCTATGACTAAGCGGAGGCTCTCCTGTTTCGGCATATATACTAATCACAGGGCTAGATCGCAATGCTCCCGTGGCCAGTCTTAGAGAAGAGTTGTGGATTGAGTCTAGCATCTTGAGTGCATTAGGTCTCGCTGATCCATAAACCTGACATCCATAGTCCAAGCAGGAGCGTATAAAGGCTTtatagaacctgagcatgcaggTCCTGTCTGCCCCCCAATTCGTCCCACTCAGAGCTCTGATAAGGTTTAGCCGCTTAAGGCATTTAGACTTAAGATTTTTAAGGTGTGAAATCCAGGTAAGGCGGCGATCGAAGGTTAGGcctaagaatttaatttcttcacaagGCGTTATTCTCTGAccctttaaaaaaagtgttggTTCATCGACAGAGCGCAACCTAGAGAACACCATGCACCTCGTTTTTGGCAGAGAAAAGGTGAAACCAGTTCTACCGCACCACTTAACAAGGCGATTAATAGTGAGCTGAAGAGCACGCTCCGTTGTAGAAAGCCTTTTTTGCAGTAACAAAGATGGCGAAGTCGTCAACGAAGAGAGAACAATGTACCGGAGGGGCGACACAAGAGGCGATATCATTGATGGCAATAGCGAACAGAGTACAGCTCAGGACGCTTCCTTGCGGAATTCCATTCTCTTGAATGAAAGGGTCAGAAAGAGTTTTTCCTAGCCTCACTTGAATAGATCTATCCATCATAAAACCGTTAATGAACGCCAGCATGTGGTTTCCAATTCCCCAAGATACCAGTGTATTTATGATACCTCTTCTCCAAGCAGTGTCATATGCTTTCATTAAGTCAAAGAAAACGGCAGTCATTTGCCTTCTTTGGATGAAAGCATTCAGTATGGCCGTTTCCATTGTTATCAAATGGTCAGTAGACGATCTCCCCTGACGAAAGCCACACTGTGGGGCAGATAggagattatttttctccaaaaaccAGACGAGTCTCCGATTGACCATGCGTTCGAGGGTCTTGCAAAGACTGCTCGTTAGTGAGATAGGTCGATAGCTCCCAGGAGAAGTGCTATCCTGGCCCATTTTGTGCAATGCGATAACATGTGATCGACGCCAAGACACAGggaatttgttttctataaatattctattgtacAGAAGGAGTAAATCATGTTTAATACCAGCTGGTAGGTTTCGCAGCATTGCATAATGTATGCTATCGGGACCTGGAGCGGAGTTGGAGGTGGCCTTTAGTGAAGAGTTTAGTTCGTGGAGAGTGAAAGGATGATTGAGAGGAGAGTCGTCGTGTAAATTCAGATTAAGGGGGAGCGATTCTTGTAtggctttgaaatttttaaactcgcGGTCGTAGGACGATGTTTTGGAGATTCCCGCAAAGTAGGAGGCAAACCTATTTGCGATCGCCTTGGGCTCGGTAACAAAATCATTTCCATGTTTTAAACCTAAGATGGGGGGTGGGGAGTGATTATTGCACACAGAGCGCAGTTTTCTCCAAACGTCTGACACAGGAGTAGTTCGAGTAATGTGGTCGGTAAAGTTTAGCCAAGATTGGCGCCGACTCAGTCTGAATACTTGTCGAGCCTTCGCTCTTGATCTCCTGAACCGCTCAAGATTTGGCTCAGtcggaaatttattaaatatttttaaacattttcttcggTCTTTTAGGGCTTTTGAGCATTCATCGGACCACCACGGCACATTGTGCCTCTTTGGTTTCCCCGAAGTTTTGGGAATGCTCTTTTCGGCCGCTAAAACCAGTGATGATGTGAATAACGATGTTGCTGCGTTTATATcagtgttttgaatgttttcggTTTGAGAACTTATGCTCTTTTTGAATTCATCCCAATTGGCTTTGTTAATTATCCATCTCGGAGTCTTGGTCAACGGCTGGGTAAGGGATTCAATAGCCACAGCAATCGGGGCATGGTCGCTTCCCGACAGGTCGGATAGGACAGACCAATGGACTCTGGTGGATAAGGCAGGACTACAGATCGACAAGTCAATAGCAGACCACGCGCCAGTTCTGGGGCACATATAGGTGGCCGACCCATCGTTGAGGATCACAAGTTGTAATCCGTCGCACAACCCGGCAACCATGTTACCTCGCTGACCGCAATGGCCGGAACCCCAAGAAAGGTGATGAGCGTTGAAGTCGCCAACAATCAGAAAGGGAACTGGAAGCTGAGCAATGAGATCACTCAGATCATCGCGAGCCACAACCAGAGGGGCTGGTGGTAGATACAGGGAGCATATAGTTACTGTAATAGGGAGTGATACTGTTACTGCAATTGCTTGGAGATTGGTATTGAGGTTTATCTCTCTGGCATTTAAGGAGGGATCAGTTAGTATCGCAACACCTCCACAAGCAATGGCTTGGTAGTAGTCGCGACGAAAAGTGTTGTAGTccttttgattaaaatgtatgtgtggAGCTAATTTGGTTTCTTGTAGGCATATTACTTTGGGCCTTTTCGTGTTTATAAGGATCTTTAGGTCTTCTAGGTGACTTCTCaaaccgttaatattccattgtagcaacatgatttgtttttatattcaatcgtatttttatttataagtaattattttctttttatggttTGCAGTTGGGCGGAAGGTTCCCTGAACTGTCTGGAACTCCGACTGCAACTGCAAAGGGTCATCGATCATATCTTCGTCAGGAATTGACTGTAGAGAGGATTTAGATGAGGGTGAATTTCTTACCGGCACCTTCGTCCTATTGTCTACTTTTTTCTGAATCGACGCTTTGAGCTTGGACGAAATCTGTCTTTTTTCTTCCAAGGATAACTGTGGTTTTATGTTCTGTTGCGATCTGTCTTTGGAATGTGATGCGACTGCTGAATATGTTTGGGGCTGATTCTGCTTGGAGCCGGTTGTAAGGGCCTTTTGAGTAGATATTGTTGGCGACGATAAAGAATGCCCTCCTCCAACGGCAGCAAGCTGTTGCACAAGAGTGGCAACCTGCTCGGTTAGAGTTCGGAGCATACCCTCCAAAACTGAGCAGGATGAACATTGGGTAGGATGGACCGGGGCAGCAGCGGCTTCAGAGTAGGATACTCCCTTTTTGGGAGTAGGGGCAACCCTTCTCCTATACTCCCTGCGAGCCTCGTTGAAGGAAAGTTTATCGAGGGTCACTATCTTAAGAATTTCTTTTTCCTCTAAATATACTTTGCATTCTCTAGAGGATGATAGGTGTTTCCCTTTGCAGTTTACACACTGGATGTCGTTTTTACAGCCTTCCTCGTTATGGCCCTCTGTGGCGCAACGAGAGCAAGTTTCTGAATTGGTGCACACCTTGCTAGAATGCCCAAACCTTTGGCACCTAAAGCACCTCTgagggtttttaaaataaggtctTACTGCCAAGGACAGGTATCCGGCCTTTATAGTAGACGGGGGCTGAGGCATAGCAAAAGTCAATATCAATCCAGCTGTGGGAACTTTTTGACCGTTCTCAGTCCTAAATATCCTAACCACGTCCGTTACCATCGAATAATGCAACTCTTCTCTGAGCTCATCTTCACTGCAATCGATGAGATCACGGCTAAAAACAATTCCCTTAGAGGAGTTTAGAGAAGGATGTGGTTTGACATTGATCTCGACCTGGTCAAAGAAACGTTGCATTTGCAGGAGCTTCTTGGCTTGACCGCaattcgcagcctccaccaaAATTGTTCCGTTTCTCAACTTTCTGATTGACTTTGGTTGTCCTGCTGTGTTGACAAGGGCCTTATTTATAATGAAGGGACTGATCTTGCTCAAAGACTTGCCTTCTTCCTTGTGGCTTATTATTAGGAATAATGGTGTGGGGATGGCATTGTCAAGTTCTTCACTGTGAGGTTCTTCTGTTTTCCGTTGCTTGGTTTCAACTTCTGTCGACGTTTCGTCAGAATCGCTAGCGTGACCGCGCTTTCTGTCCGGATCGTAAAGgtctctttctacaactctagTTTGCCCTGCGGGGGGGTTTGATGTAGCCATAAAGTTGtataccagcgcatcgtgttgagtagtgcgggccgattgaCCGGGAACGGGCATGCCCTCGGGCGTCTCTCAAACCGTAGCTTGTGGGAcaaccctaccccagttccctggggcccgGTTTTTTATCGTTTACCAAGCTGGgtatacgcgcacaacttggactcgcacgtggcagcaggggctccgacacccctgcctactgaacacttcctgaccaaggacatcgaagtggctggcttctgaaccagtacatgacttacgcctcggcagagactaGCTCACATCAGCTCTTACCGACGCCAGATTGGGCTACCAgcgccggcttaagcactcccagcgggccatgtactggaacggtcgaaCAAGACGGGAAGATATAGGGATGAAGAAGAGGAACAGACTACTGGAAATGTCCAGTGTCAGAAGTAGAAGAGGGTGGCCAAGGTATGCCAGAATAAgaaataagaagaataagaagaataagaGAATAAGAATAAGAGAATGCCACAAGTAAGTAGAAGTAATGACATACTCAGCTCGGGTAACCCCGTGGTCGCCGTCCACGTACTCATAACAGTTATGAGCCCCTGGGGGACTTCGGTATTTGGCagtttcataaacttttctttcatagTAGCCCATAAAACCGTGCAAGTTTCTCTGATGAGTTTACTTATAGTCGATCTACCAATTCGGTATTCAAACGCGAGAGATCTGAACGTGTTTCCTGTAGCAATAAacctgaaaaaaataacaaaatctgtagatatatattttatctcacaGTAATAAGACACTGTGTTAGTTGTTCAAGTTTATTATTGGGGACTTGAACATaaaacccaaccccccccccccacctgaaacgaaacaaatctaactttttggacttttctggttggttaatgtaatttacattactaACATGTATCcttgataaagtatataattgcataaaCTGTCTTTATTACAGTAAAGGAATTGCAAAAAAAATGGAGATCACTACGAGATTGTTTTGCGAGGGagatgaaaaacttgaaattacctAGTGGCAGTAgccaaaagaagaagaaaaagtatgTGTACTTCGATCAACTGCTGTTCCTCACTGCGAACAACACTGACAGGAGGTaagaattaataagaaaatattagcaaatctgttaacctaacctaacctaacctttttcaacttgttttttttaacaggTTTAACTTGTTGTAGGTAAAAAATTTGAGAGTTTAACTTTTATCCTGAACTCAATGGTGAAGAGCTATTTTCTTGCAGGACAACCACCAATGTTCCTGATGAGCAACCCGACATTGGAAACGAAAATGCGGCTACTGAAGAAAACAACGAAGATTTGACTGAGGTAGTTGCTTCAGAACCAGCAACACCTAACCAAGTAGCGCCCAACCAAGCAGCGCCTAACcgtatcaacaaaaaatatcgaCAGACTCCCTTTGAAATGGCCGTACTTAAACATTTGACAAATGCAAGCAAGCCAACggatgaagaagaagaagctgATAAGCACTTTCTACTATCCTTTTTGCCTATGTTAAAAAACCTTCCTGTTGACAAAAAATTGTGGGTTCGGATGAAATTTACGGAAGTTATGCAGCAAGCCTTGGCAGTAGAACGCTATAACCCTCCCCCTGCATTTTTTGCCCACTCAAGTCACCAGTGGCAGCAGCTACCAAACGTCCCTAATCATCCCCAATATAACTACCCTAATTGGACGGATGCTTCTCCAAGAGAGCGCCAGGCTAACATTCAGTCCCCTACACCCTCTGAATCGCTTAGTAACAATAATTCGGATGTGTTTAGTGTTTTTGAAGAATTGTAATTGGACTGGACACCTTCATTGcaaaagtgttaattatttttactgcattatttaaatgtaagattaCATAACCTCttgcattacaaatattacttgtttgatttgatattttgctatCTCATTTACCtacaacaacaaatacaattataatctattacaaataactattaaagtaatggatttaaaattataataacatgaaatttgttctgaggttaagtggtagagacgACTGAACTTCGCCTCCTTAAATTTTCCTTTTCCATTTCAATATAAAGTAGGAACGTGGAATAATTGATAACGTTgaagcatttaatatattttgtcaaatgttattataatatcagAGTAATTGTCACATTTTGTTACGTACCTCAAAGTTACAGCTAAGCGTTCCTCTGCTGGTATACTCAGACGTAGTCTGGTGTCTTGTTTTGACAGATCATCTCTCACTAGAGCTAATAGTTCATCAAACGATGTGGCACTCATTCGAAAATAAGAGAAGAACTTTTCATTATCATTACGCAAAAAActcattaatgtataaaactggCCTTGGCTCAAACGCACTGTGTTCATTGGATGAATACCAAATcttctctttcttttctttttcaaataagatcTAACAGCTAACACTAGTAATAAGTCTGCTTCACTTAGAGAAGACATCTTTGCCACTGAGATCTGCGTTTTTGACGGCGAGTGTGGCCCATGTCTGCGATTCTGACGCAACGTCATCGTCGCATGCGATTCTGACGCAGCGACAAAAACGGTGAGTGTGGCCGTAGccttaaccctccgagcgtcggCCGACTTGTTTTAAGTCGACGGCACCTTTCTCTAAACGTCGCCGTCTTATTTTAAGTCGACGGGCACTTGCCGATCAAATTAATTGCACCCGCGCTATTATTGG
This DNA window, taken from Homalodisca vitripennis isolate AUS2020 unplaced genomic scaffold, UT_GWSS_2.1 ScUCBcl_72;HRSCAF=923, whole genome shotgun sequence, encodes the following:
- the LOC124370293 gene encoding uncharacterized protein LOC124370293, producing MFDTELFINEVSIRPPLWDLKLKDYSNRDLKSKLWIEVARIVLSNWEQMTNEEKNKEVKELQKKWRSLRDCFAREMKNLKLPSGSSQKKKKKYVYFDQLLFLTANNTDRRTTTNVPDEQPDIGNENAATEENNEDLTEVVASEPATPNQVAPNQAAPNRINKKYRQTPFEMAVLKHLTNASKPTDEEEEADKHFLLSFLPMLKNLPVDKKLWVRMKFTEVMQQALAVERYNPPPAFFAHSSHQWQQLPNVPNHPQYNYPNWTDASPRERQANIQSPTPSESLSNNNSDVFSVFEEL